A genome region from Arachis duranensis cultivar V14167 unplaced genomic scaffold, aradu.V14167.gnm2.J7QH unplaced_Scaffold_41175, whole genome shotgun sequence includes the following:
- the LOC127744496 gene encoding uncharacterized mitochondrial protein AtMg00170/AtMg00620 has protein sequence MIQTQAVNHAILTLKPIPSIPLLQQYSFSVPYLDAYSSICFRVRAAIFLLVVLVASSLGGAFGVRYCRRTVWTAALPQKGKMLFPTRMPIPPSGPEEARLWHSSQPSWSHSYWGSETESGLIHEAQ, from the coding sequence ATGATCCAAACGCAAGCAGTCAATCATGCTATCCTTACCTTGAAACCAATTCCTTCGATTCCGCTTCTGCAGCAGTATAGTTTCTCGGTACCTTACCTTGATGCCTACAGCTCAATTTGTTTTCGAGTGAGGGCAGCgatttttcttttggttgttCTTGTGGCGTCGTCTCTGGGCGGCGCCTTCGGAGTCCGATATTGCCGAAGGACAGTGTGGACCGCAGCTCTGCCGCAGAAGGGGAAGATGTTGTTTCCGACCAGAATGCCGATTCCGCCATCCGGCCCCGAGGAAGCGAGATTGTGGCACTCCAGTCAGCCATCTTGGTCTCACTCATATTGGGGATCAGAGACAGAAAGCGGGCTGATCCATGAAGCTCAATAA